A stretch of the Papaver somniferum cultivar HN1 chromosome 6, ASM357369v1, whole genome shotgun sequence genome encodes the following:
- the LOC113289459 gene encoding protein MIZU-KUSSEI 1-like, whose product MENAALQSLLRQNSTLKKPKTSSCKTFFKMFKLFPLLSSGCKMVALLGRPRKALLTHNATTGTFFGYRNGRVILAIQDDPKCFPNFVIELPLLTNALHKEMASGLVRIALESETRTSKRKLLEEYVWAVYCNGKKTGYSIRRKQTYDDELHVMQLLRGVSMGAGVLPAGPNEKETLIDGELTYLRARFERVVGSKDSEAFYMINPDGTSGPDLCIFFVRQ is encoded by the coding sequence ATGGAGAATGCAGCATTACAGTCTTTGCTTAGGCAGAATTCAACACTCAAGAAACCAAAGACAAGTTCATGCAAAACATTCTTTAAAATGTTCAAACTCTTCCCTCTTTTGAGTTCAGGTTGCAAGATGGTAGCGCTGTTAGGTCGTCCACGGAAGGCGTTACTTACCCACAACGCAACAACGGGGACTTTCTTCGGCTATCGAAATGGAAGAGTAATATTAGCAATACAAGATGATCCAAaatgtttcccaaactttgtcaTAGAATTACCATTACTTACAAATGCTTTACATAAAGAAATGGCATCCGGGTTGGTTAGAATTGCTCTTGAAAGCGAAACAAGAACTTCAAAGAGGAAATTGCTTGAAGAATATGTGTGGGCTGTTTACTGTAATGGTAAAAAAACTGGTTATTCTATCAGGAGGAAACAAACTTATGATGATGAACTACATGTTATGCAACTTCTAAGAGGAGTATCCATGGGAGCTGGAGTTCTTCCTGCTGGCCCAAATGAGAAAGAAACACTGATTGACGGGGAGCTAACCTACTTGAGGGCTCGGTTCGAGAGAGTGGTTGGATCAAAGGATTCAGAAGCTTTTTACATGATCAATCCGGATGGTACAAGCGGACCTGATTTGTGCATATTTTTTGTCAGGCAGTGA